In the genome of Streptomyces sp. SAI-127, the window GCGAGGATGTTCCCGCAGTTCTGACGGTCGCTCACCTCGGGCCGGTCGACGAAGACTTGGAGGAAGAGGTAGTCGACGTCGGCCTCCGGGTCGGCGGACCGGGAGATCACGGCGACCTTGCTGGTCAGCGGGTGCGCGCCGCCCAGGCCGTCGATCTGCCGTTCGTCCGGGCTGCCCATGATCCGCAGCAACAGGTCGTCGCGCAGGGCCGGTTCGGCGGGCAGGTCGTCGGCGAGGAAGTAGGCGCCCTTCGAAGTGCCGCCCCGCATCAGCAGACAGGGCACCCCCTCGGTCACGGCCGCTCCCCCTCGTACTCCTCGTACGTCCGGTACTCCACGCCGAGCCTCTTCAGGGTCTCCCGCAACCCGTAGCGGTCCAGGCCGAGTTGGCCCTCGACGAAGGCGGCGCGGGTGGCGGCCTCCTTGGCCTCGCGGGCCTCGGACCTCTCGATGGTCTCGCGGGCCCGCTCGCGGGGGACGACCACGACACCGTCGTCATCGGCGAGGATCACGTCGCCCGGGCGGATCACCTGGCCGTCGATGGCGATCGGGACGTTGACCGAGCCACCCGTGGCCTTGACCGTGCCCTGCGAGGAGACCGCGCGGGACCAGGCGGCGAAGCCCATGTCACGCAGTTCCTGGGTGTCGCGGATGCCGGTGTTGGTGACGACCCCGCGCACTCCGCGCTGCTGCAGGGCGGTCGCGAACAGCTCGCCGAACAGGCCGTCCGTGCACGGAGAGGTGGTGGTGACGACGAGGATGTCGCCTTCGCCGCACTGCTCGACGGCCGCGT includes:
- a CDS encoding 4-carboxy-4-hydroxy-2-oxoadipate aldolase/oxaloacetate decarboxylase — translated: MMGVIVTNPPKADLEDVDALARYGVATVSEAMGRTGLLGPAVRPVQQGVRVAGTAVTVIGWPGDNLMIHAAVEQCGEGDILVVTTTSPCTDGLFGELFATALQQRGVRGVVTNTGIRDTQELRDMGFAAWSRAVSSQGTVKATGGSVNVPIAIDGQVIRPGDVILADDDGVVVVPRERARETIERSEAREAKEAATRAAFVEGQLGLDRYGLRETLKRLGVEYRTYEEYEGERP